The genomic DNA AATTCTTTCAACCATTTTTCCTATTTCAAGGACTTTATCAACATCAACTCCTGTATCAATTCCCATTTCATCCATCATAACTACCATATCTTCCGTTGATACAAGGCCGGTTATACTTGGGTCAGAATAATAATATTCGCCAGTTCCTGCAACAGGAACTCCATCAACAAAATTGGCTGGCTGTCCGCCTATACCGCCGATACTCGATTCAAAATGAGTTATTCCAGCTTGAAGTGTAGCAAGAATATTTGCAAGCCCCCAGCCGCGCGTAACATGAAAATGAGCAATATGTTTTGAAGTATCTGGGATGGCATCAAGTATCATAGAAAAATATTCATATACCTTATTTGGAGGAGCAGAACCATCATGATCAGCGTGTTCAACATCATCAGCTCCAATATCAAGCCATCTTTTTGTAAATTCTACAGCTTTTTTTAATTCTGTAGGCCCTTCGATAGGACACCCCCAAATAGTGCTAACTGTTCCGCAAACTTTCATACCAGCAGCATGGGCTTTCGGGATATATTGTTCGCACATAGCCCAATATTCTTCCAGATTCATACCTGAATTTTTGTTATGATGGGAAGGGCTTGTTGAAACCATAAAAAGTATTCTATCAGGGCCGTATCCTTCAGCTTTAGCTTGAATAGCTCGTTCTACAGCCTTTTCACGTATGGTTATAGCTGTTATTTCAACTTCAGAAAGAAGATTTCCGACTTTTTTGCTTTTCCTTAAAGCTTTCATTAAATTATCTGAATCTTTAAACTGAGGCATACCTCTCGGATTTCCGAAATTTGTTACTTCTATTCGTTTAAATCCAGCCATTATAAGTTGTTCAGCTAACCATAATTTAGCTTCTGTAGGTATGAATTTTTCTTCATGTTGAAAACCGTCTCTTACGGTAATATCGCCTAAAACTACTTTTTTTGGATATTTTAATTCACTCATTGTTTTATCCTCCAATAATTTTTTAGTCTGGTAAATTATTTATTTTGAAATAACTAAAATCTAAAGTTCCCAAAAGAAGGTTCTCCTATTGGCTTAAGCAAGCTAACTTCAAATGCCATAGCCAGCCAATCGCGTATTTCTGAAAATTTTAAAACTCTATCATTTAAAATACGAGAGCCGCAATAAAAAGGATGTGCTTCTCCATCATATTTTTCAATCATTTTATTTCTGAAGTCATCTTTTTCTTTTTCGGTCATTGGAGCATTTTGAGCCGCTCTTTTTCTTTCTTCAATAGAAAGCAAAACCCCTGCAGCACTTCTACCGCTCATAACGGATGTTCTTGCCCTCATTGTAGCAAATAGAAAGTTAGGTCTATAGGCTCTTCCACACATTCCGTAATTAGCAGCTCCATTATCAGGACCTATAACAAGCTGAATTTTAGGAACCTGAGCACAGGATACAGCTCTAACCATATCAGCTCCATATTTACCTATCCCGGAATGTTCCGATTCAGAACCTACCATAAAACCGGGTGAATTTTGTATAAATAGCAAAGGAGTTTTCTCCTGACAACATCTAACTATCCATTCTGTTACTTTTCTTGCAGCTTCAACAAAAATAATTCCAACCTTATTAGCAGCAACAACACCGACAGGTATTCCTTTTATTTTAATTTTTCCTGTTACCATGTTGTCTGCTTTGCCTTGGGCATAATTTTTTTTATATTCTATAAATTGGCTATCATCCGATATAGCTGCAATAAAATTTTTTACTTCTATACCATGATGAACATTTGCAGGAAGCATTTCATAAATTGAATCAGATGGCATTTTGGGATCTATTGATTTAAATCTATGGGTGTAAAATTTTTGTGGAGGCTCAAGGGATAATATTTCTCTAACTTTTTCAACAGCACCCACTTGATTTGAACAAAAATGATCTGCTCCTCCTGAAACTTGAGTATGAATTTTTGCGCCTCCAAGAGCTTCAGCCGAAATAACTTCGCCAGTAGCCATTTTTACCAAGGGAGGACCTCCAAGAAAAGAATATGAGAGTTTATCAATCATTACAGATTGGCAGGCCATAAAAACGATATACGCTCCGCCAGCAGTATTTCCGCCAGTACTCAAAGTGATTTGCTTTAATCCCGTTGCAGACATTCTTGCCATATTATAAAACATGGAGCCAAACTGTTGATCATCAGGAAAAACATCTGCCTGCATAGGAAGAAAAGCACCTCCAGAATCAGCAATATAAACGCAATTAAGTCCGCATATTTCTGCAATTTTTTGCGCTCTCATGTGCTTTTTTAATGTTATCGGGAAATACGTTCCAGCTTTAACTCTGCTTTCATTGCCAATTATCATTGTATAATTTCCATGAATTTTACCGACTCCTGTTACAACTCCACCGCAAGGAATATCTTCAATTTCAGGATAATTCATTCCGAAACCTGCAATACGTGAAAATTCGTAAAATAATTCTCCAGGGTCAAGCATAAGTTGAATAAGCTCCCTTACAGGACGCTTATTCTGTTTAGCAAGATTGTTTAAAGCGTCTTGACCTCCTGGCCAAACAGCTTTAAATACAAGTTCATCAAGCTTTTTTTCTTCATTTTTCCAGAACATTTTATTTTCGTCTTTAGTATCTTTATCTTCTATCATGTCATTTATATCCCTTATTTACCTTTATATACTGGTTTTCTTTTTTCTTTAAAAGCTTTAAGGCCTTCTAATCTATCTTCAGTTGGTATAGTTACCCAATAAGCATTTGATTCAATTGCAAGGCCTGTATTTATATCAACTCCCATTCCGTAGTTAATTGCATATTTAGCTTGTTCAATAGCAATTGGGCCTGTTTCACAAATCATTTCAGCCATTTGTTTGCATTCATTAATAAGCTCAGAAGGTTCACATACTTTATTTACAAGGCCTATATTTAAAGCTTCGTCAGAGCCAACTCTTTTGCCTGTAAATATTAATTCTTTTGCTTTTCCAATACCGATAAGCCTTGGAAGCCTTTGAGTACCTCCTGCTCCCGGTATAATCGCAAGTCTTGTTTCTGTAAGCCCAAGGGAGGATGTTTTTGATGCAATTCTTATATCGCAGGCAAGGGCAAGTTCAGTTCCGCCTCCAAGAGCTACTCCGTTTACAGCAGCAATTGTAGGTTTATTAAGAAATTCTATTGAAGTAAAAAGCGCCCTAATCGTAAAAATGAATTCTTTTACTTTTTCTTGGGATAATGTAGCTCGTTCTTTTAAATCCGCTCCAGAACAAAAAGCCTTTTCTCCAGATCCAGTTATTATGATTACCCTTAAATCCGGCCTATATTTAAACGATTCTATCTTTTCTTTTAAAGATTGGAGAAGCTCAAAATTAAAAGAATTCATTACTTCTGGCCGATTTAAAGTTAAAATAGCAATATTATTTTCCTCTTGATGTAAAAGCAAGTCAGACATTTACTATTCTCCCCTCATATTTAATTTTTAATATATTCTAAAAATATAATATACTTTATGTGTATTATATTGTATCCTTAATACTTTTGGCCTTAGTCATAGTTTAATAAGATTGATATATTCCAAATAATGGATTTATATGTTCAATATTATTTATTTCAACAACCAATGAAACGAGATATAACGAGTCGTTGAACTTCTGAAGTTCCTTCACCTATATCAAGTATTTTTTGATCCCTATAAAATCTTTCTACGCTATATTCTTTCATAAGCCCGTAGCCGCCATGAATTTGGACAGCTCTGTCAACAACTCTACCCATAGTTTCTGAACAATAAAGTTTAGCCATTGAAGCGATTTGTTCAAATGGTCTTTTGTTATCCCTAAGCCAGCAAGCTTTATACAAAAGATTTTTTGCGCATTCTATTTCAACTGCACAATCTGCTAATTTAAAGGCTATTGCTTGAAATTTGCTTATGGGCTGACCAAACTGAACTCTTTTTTTAGCATATTTTAATCCCGCTTCATAAGCTCCTTCAGCTCCGCCAAGTCCCATAGCTCCAATGGAAAGACGTCCACCATCAAGAGTTTTAAGCATTTGATGAAAACCGTCTCCTTTTCTTCCAAGTATATTTTCCTTTGGCACTCTGACTCCATCAAAGTATAATTGTGCAGTATTTGAAGACCGCCACATCATTTTATTCTTCATAGGGACAGCTTTAAATCCTTTAGTGCCGCTCTCAACAATAAAACAAGTATATTCTGGCTTTCCATTGGATCTTTTGCCAGTAACAGCTTGCACAGTAACTCCCATTGTCATATCGCAAGCAGCATTTGTAATAAAAATTTTTGAGCCGTTGATAACCCATTCGTTGCCATCTAAAACGGCGGTAGTTTTACTTGAACCTGCATCAGAACCAGCTTCAGGCTCAGTAAGTCCAAATCCCCAAAGAGCTTCACCAGCGCAAAGCTTTGGCAAATATTTTCTTTTTTGCTCTTCTGTTCCAAAGTAATAGAGAGGTCCTATTCCAAGGGAATTACCAGCGGCAATAGTAGCTGCGTGAGAAGCATCAATTTTTGCAAGCTCTTCTACTGCGATTATATAAGAAAGATAGTCAAGCCCCTGACCGTTATATTTTTCAGATACAAACATCCCAAAAAGGCCAATTTGCCCCATTTTTTTTGTAAGTTCAGGGGAAAACATTTCTTTTTCATCGAGTTCGCAGGCTAAAGGAGCTATCTCTGTTAATGCAAATTTATGAACTTCTTTTCGTATCATTTCCTGTTCTGTGGTTAAATCAAAATTCAAGGTAAACCTCCTACGTTTTGTTACGTTGATTCTATAAAAAAATATGTAAATAATTTTATTTTTTAATATTGTAGGGGCGACCGGCGGTCGCCCAGTGTCATTAATGAATAATTCCCCAAGGGCGACCAGCCGGTCGCCCCTACAGAAAGTGGGAAGTTATTTAATTTCTATTCTTAAGGCAACTTATATAAAGCTATTTTTTCTTTAGATGGTATGCAGACCAAATTTTTATAAATAGAAATATTATAATTTATATTTTCTCCTATAAGAATTTTTTTTATTGAGAAATCAGATTTTTTTACAACCATTAATTCAGAATTAGAAATATTCCTAAAAAATAAATTATTATATTTAATGCGCATAAAGTATATATTATCTTCATCTTCTCCAAAAATATAAGCATTTTGAATATCAGTATCTAATTCTTTAATTATTTGTCCGGTAAATTTATCCAACAAAATACATTGCGCGCCGATATTTTTAATTACAACTAAATAATCATTAGTGACGCCTAAGATATATGTATTTGTAGGGATAAAAAATTTAGTTTTACCATCATTTCCATCAATGACGCCTTTATAAGTATATAAAAATTCCGGAGGATTTTTTATATCTGATAATGGGTTTTTAAAATGACCTAAGATATCGCCTATTGACTTACTACTTGTCCATAAAAATTTTTTTTCAGGTAAGTAATAAAGATATATATTTTCACCTGAATCTTCATAAGGGTATTCATAAACATATAGATATCCGTCTTCAGCATTATAGCTGTCCCAAGAATGTTTAGTAACTTCTTCCCAAATTGTTTCCCCGTTTATGCTTGAAAAATATTCCGCCAAATAATTTTCATCATTTTTTAAATAGACTACAAGGATATCTTCAGATAAAATAAGCTGACTTATTCCAAAATCAGATTTCAACTGCTTAGTAAACAATATATCTCCATTCCATCTGTAACCTAAGCATTTTTCATCGTCATAGATAACTATCATTTTATGGTTAAAATCTACATTAGCATAAGAGCTTTTTATTTTATTTTCCCATAAACAAACTCCTGTATCAGGCTCAATACGCCTAATTATAAACAAACCATCGCTATTATGCCCAGTAACTAATAGAGGATAATTTTTTGCTCCCATCGGTATAAACGGAGACGATAAATCGTTGATTGCCCATAATTGTTTGATATTTTCACTATCAATGCAAAGAACAGAGTCAGCATTTGAAATTATAAATTTATTGTCGTACACTACTGAATTGCTATATTCCTCAGGATTAAGCTTAGAGCTCCATAGTTCTTCAAGCCTAATTTTAGCTTCATCTCCGGTTATATATCCAATTCCAAAAAAATTTAGGAATAACCCAATCATACAAATTAGTAACACCCCTATAAAAGCTAAGGACATCATTGCTTTTTTATTCGGATTTTTTGTTATTACAAAAGTTCCAGAAAGCGTATCATGAAATCCTTGTTTTGTTTTTTTTGTTAAAATTGTAAAAAAACCTAAAATCGGAAAAATAAATAGAATAGATAAAATATAATAGGCAAAACGTATAAAGGCAGAAATTAGTCCTGGTTTTTCTCCGTTTTCGTCTATCACAAAAAGACCTAATGCTTTATGACCTAATGTTTGGCCATACTTTGCAACTGGAAAAATAAAGTATCCTATTGTAAAAACAAGTATAAAAAATTGAGAAAGCATTATGTAAATGGGCTTTACTATAGAAGGGATAGCCGATTTTATAGTAAATAATTGAATCCCACCAAAATAAAAAAGAAGAGCAATTCCTATTATTAAAAATAAATCAATGGAAAAGCCCAACATTCTTACAAATAGTCCAGCAAAACCTTCATTATTTGATAATTTTAATTTTTGAATCATCAAAGGAGGCGGAGCTTTTTTTGGCAGGCATAGTTTG from Desulfobacterales bacterium includes the following:
- a CDS encoding enoyl-CoA hydratase/isomerase family protein; the encoded protein is MSDLLLHQEENNIAILTLNRPEVMNSFNFELLQSLKEKIESFKYRPDLRVIIITGSGEKAFCSGADLKERATLSQEKVKEFIFTIRALFTSIEFLNKPTIAAVNGVALGGGTELALACDIRIASKTSSLGLTETRLAIIPGAGGTQRLPRLIGIGKAKELIFTGKRVGSDEALNIGLVNKVCEPSELINECKQMAEMICETGPIAIEQAKYAINYGMGVDINTGLAIESNAYWVTIPTEDRLEGLKAFKEKRKPVYKGK
- a CDS encoding RDD family protein produces the protein GFRPFIILRDLNASKEMIHYSWSNKEKKIYASIIIMSASKKIIFEVFSAFSEDNGYFYVDNADGYFEINLPEKFKISHYPGVNIDALYHKFFDNLDYSKLIHLEQKDLMITGSRLRQFFIDSSLEQKIFYIKKDSIPVCYFHSLNPAVKKCSECGIFLCDSCYTVSEKEVYCKLCLPKKAPPPLMIQKLKLSNNEGFAGLFVRMLGFSIDLFLIIGIALLFYFGGIQLFTIKSAIPSIVKPIYIMLSQFFILVFTIGYFIFPVAKYGQTLGHKALGLFVIDENGEKPGLISAFIRFAYYILSILFIFPILGFFTILTKKTKQGFHDTLSGTFVITKNPNKKAMMSLAFIGVLLICMIGLFLNFFGIGYITGDEAKIRLEELWSSKLNPEEYSNSVVYDNKFIISNADSVLCIDSENIKQLWAINDLSSPFIPMGAKNYPLLVTGHNSDGLFIIRRIEPDTGVCLWENKIKSSYANVDFNHKMIVIYDDEKCLGYRWNGDILFTKQLKSDFGISQLILSEDILVVYLKNDENYLAEYFSSINGETIWEEVTKHSWDSYNAEDGYLYVYEYPYEDSGENIYLYYLPEKKFLWTSSKSIGDILGHFKNPLSDIKNPPEFLYTYKGVIDGNDGKTKFFIPTNTYILGVTNDYLVVIKNIGAQCILLDKFTGQIIKELDTDIQNAYIFGEDEDNIYFMRIKYNNLFFRNISNSELMVVKKSDFSIKKILIGENINYNISIYKNLVCIPSKEKIALYKLP
- a CDS encoding pyruvate carboxyltransferase, with the translated sequence MSELKYPKKVVLGDITVRDGFQHEEKFIPTEAKLWLAEQLIMAGFKRIEVTNFGNPRGMPQFKDSDNLMKALRKSKKVGNLLSEVEITAITIREKAVERAIQAKAEGYGPDRILFMVSTSPSHHNKNSGMNLEEYWAMCEQYIPKAHAAGMKVCGTVSTIWGCPIEGPTELKKAVEFTKRWLDIGADDVEHADHDGSAPPNKVYEYFSMILDAIPDTSKHIAHFHVTRGWGLANILATLQAGITHFESSIGGIGGQPANFVDGVPVAGTGEYYYSDPSITGLVSTEDMVVMMDEMGIDTGVDVDKVLEIGKMVERIVGRRLRSECAHTGRIPKTLTGRK
- a CDS encoding propionyl-CoA carboxylase, which gives rise to MIEDKDTKDENKMFWKNEEKKLDELVFKAVWPGGQDALNNLAKQNKRPVRELIQLMLDPGELFYEFSRIAGFGMNYPEIEDIPCGGVVTGVGKIHGNYTMIIGNESRVKAGTYFPITLKKHMRAQKIAEICGLNCVYIADSGGAFLPMQADVFPDDQQFGSMFYNMARMSATGLKQITLSTGGNTAGGAYIVFMACQSVMIDKLSYSFLGGPPLVKMATGEVISAEALGGAKIHTQVSGGADHFCSNQVGAVEKVREILSLEPPQKFYTHRFKSIDPKMPSDSIYEMLPANVHHGIEVKNFIAAISDDSQFIEYKKNYAQGKADNMVTGKIKIKGIPVGVVAANKVGIIFVEAARKVTEWIVRCCQEKTPLLFIQNSPGFMVGSESEHSGIGKYGADMVRAVSCAQVPKIQLVIGPDNGAANYGMCGRAYRPNFLFATMRARTSVMSGRSAAGVLLSIEERKRAAQNAPMTEKEKDDFRNKMIEKYDGEAHPFYCGSRILNDRVLKFSEIRDWLAMAFEVSLLKPIGEPSFGNFRF
- a CDS encoding acyl-CoA dehydrogenase family protein, with protein sequence MNFDLTTEQEMIRKEVHKFALTEIAPLACELDEKEMFSPELTKKMGQIGLFGMFVSEKYNGQGLDYLSYIIAVEELAKIDASHAATIAAGNSLGIGPLYYFGTEEQKRKYLPKLCAGEALWGFGLTEPEAGSDAGSSKTTAVLDGNEWVINGSKIFITNAACDMTMGVTVQAVTGKRSNGKPEYTCFIVESGTKGFKAVPMKNKMMWRSSNTAQLYFDGVRVPKENILGRKGDGFHQMLKTLDGGRLSIGAMGLGGAEGAYEAGLKYAKKRVQFGQPISKFQAIAFKLADCAVEIECAKNLLYKACWLRDNKRPFEQIASMAKLYCSETMGRVVDRAVQIHGGYGLMKEYSVERFYRDQKILDIGEGTSEVQRLVISRFIGC